The Corallococcus silvisoli genome has a segment encoding these proteins:
- a CDS encoding STM4014 family protein, giving the protein MPTAPPFLIIGNPGNRRVTLFQEALIRAGLPPAHVLAWEAVARAPDVLLDQPDTERFVRIDAAGEDAGVERAFLKRGHADALAAGCDTVAPAPLDALPDEHGRVLCPRQHHLGFLRVLEDLSARFTLRPRWRVQSAPGAIADLFDKRVTSRRYAALGISVPPFLDLNEASAHPEGLRQGMRDAGFREAFVKLSCGSSASCLALYRPGRSGGSLLTSLHRGPTGWFNSLKVRRVTDARDVDAVLAFLLREGSQVEEARPKARLGGDVFDCRVLAVRGEPAFTVVRQSRLPITNLHLGGYRGDLGAFHAAVPRRELEAAMESCRAVARAHDCLHVGIDLMFEDFFHGHRVLEANAFGDLLPGLTRDGLSVYDWEIREALR; this is encoded by the coding sequence ATGCCCACCGCGCCGCCGTTCCTGATCATCGGCAACCCCGGGAACCGGCGCGTCACGCTCTTCCAGGAGGCCCTGATCCGCGCGGGGCTCCCTCCCGCGCACGTGCTGGCCTGGGAGGCCGTGGCCCGCGCGCCGGACGTCCTCCTGGACCAGCCTGACACGGAGCGGTTCGTCCGCATCGACGCGGCGGGAGAGGACGCGGGCGTGGAGCGCGCCTTCCTGAAGCGCGGTCACGCGGATGCCCTCGCCGCGGGCTGCGACACCGTGGCGCCGGCCCCCCTGGACGCCCTGCCGGATGAGCACGGCCGCGTGCTCTGCCCCCGGCAGCACCACCTGGGCTTCCTTCGCGTGCTGGAGGACCTGTCCGCCCGCTTCACGCTGCGTCCCCGGTGGCGCGTGCAGTCCGCGCCCGGCGCCATCGCGGACCTGTTCGACAAGCGCGTCACGTCACGCCGGTACGCGGCCCTGGGCATCTCCGTGCCACCGTTCCTGGACCTGAACGAAGCCAGCGCCCATCCGGAGGGCCTGCGACAGGGGATGCGCGACGCGGGCTTCCGCGAGGCGTTCGTGAAGCTGTCCTGCGGCTCGTCCGCGTCCTGCCTCGCCCTCTACCGGCCGGGGCGGTCGGGCGGCTCGCTCCTGACCAGCCTGCACCGGGGCCCCACCGGCTGGTTCAACTCCCTCAAGGTGCGCCGGGTGACGGACGCGCGGGACGTGGACGCGGTGCTGGCCTTCCTCCTGCGCGAGGGCTCCCAGGTGGAGGAAGCGCGGCCCAAGGCCCGGCTGGGTGGGGACGTGTTCGACTGCCGCGTCCTCGCGGTGCGCGGCGAGCCCGCCTTCACCGTGGTGCGCCAGAGCCGCCTGCCCATCACCAACCTGCACCTGGGCGGCTACCGGGGAGACCTGGGCGCCTTCCACGCGGCGGTGCCGCGCCGGGAGCTGGAGGCCGCGATGGAGAGCTGCCGCGCCGTGGCCCGCGCGCACGACTGCCTCCACGTAGGCATCGACCTGATGTTCGAGGACTTCTTCCACGGCCACCGCGTGCTGGAGGCGAACGCCTTCGGGGACCTGCTCCCCGGGCTCACGCGCGACGGCCTGTCCGTCTACGACTGGGAGATCCGCGAAGCGCTGCGTTGA
- a CDS encoding WGR domain-containing protein produces MPRYEFTEGSSSKFWEITLEGTTLTKRWGRIGTDGQEKVETFGSKAEAKKAYDAQVREKERKGYTLASGGGEAGDGDGGEATGEGASNPDLEAAILANPDDLKGYLAYAEWLKGEGDPRAELILLQHATLEAAADAAALMHKRAAKFIATHAGELLGEALTEAVSNEALKLEWHLGFIREARLGQVDYDSGEDIPELLGELLAHPSARFLQKLTLGMANFDGQNEYGDTLKVLAKAEPAPPLRSLFIGDFEYPDDTEISWTDVGNLQPLYKAYPQLRELRVRGGEIALGVVDLPELRSFTVETGGLPLGAVQSIVKAKWPKLEALEVWFGQENYGAGGGVKDLERLLDGEGVPALRLLGLRNSEFTDALCEALSTAKVVAQLQALDLSMGTMTDAGADTLARNAKAFQHLRTLDVTQNYLTEVGQGAVAKAARSVAAGNQRTPYEEDYRYAAVGE; encoded by the coding sequence ATGCCGCGCTACGAGTTCACCGAAGGCAGCTCCAGCAAGTTCTGGGAGATCACCCTGGAGGGCACCACGCTGACCAAGCGCTGGGGCCGCATCGGCACCGACGGCCAGGAGAAGGTGGAGACCTTCGGCTCCAAGGCGGAAGCGAAGAAGGCCTACGACGCCCAGGTCCGCGAGAAGGAGCGCAAGGGCTACACGCTCGCCAGCGGCGGCGGCGAGGCCGGGGACGGCGACGGAGGGGAGGCCACGGGGGAGGGCGCCTCCAACCCGGACCTGGAGGCCGCCATCCTCGCCAACCCCGATGACCTCAAGGGCTACCTCGCGTACGCCGAGTGGCTCAAGGGCGAGGGCGATCCCCGCGCCGAGCTCATCCTCCTCCAGCACGCCACGCTGGAGGCCGCGGCGGACGCCGCCGCGCTCATGCACAAGCGAGCGGCGAAGTTCATCGCGACGCACGCGGGCGAGCTGCTGGGCGAGGCGCTGACGGAGGCGGTCTCCAACGAAGCCCTCAAGCTCGAGTGGCACCTGGGCTTCATCCGCGAGGCCCGGCTGGGGCAGGTGGACTACGACTCGGGAGAGGACATCCCGGAGCTGCTGGGCGAGCTGCTGGCCCATCCATCCGCGCGCTTCCTCCAGAAGCTGACCCTGGGCATGGCCAACTTCGACGGGCAGAACGAGTACGGCGACACGCTGAAGGTGCTCGCGAAGGCGGAGCCCGCCCCGCCGCTGCGCTCGCTGTTCATTGGTGACTTCGAGTACCCGGACGACACGGAGATCTCCTGGACGGACGTGGGCAACCTCCAGCCGCTCTACAAGGCCTACCCCCAGCTCCGGGAGCTGCGCGTGCGCGGCGGGGAGATCGCGCTGGGGGTGGTCGACCTGCCGGAGCTGCGCTCCTTCACCGTGGAGACCGGTGGCCTTCCGCTGGGCGCGGTGCAGTCCATCGTGAAGGCGAAGTGGCCGAAGCTGGAGGCGCTGGAGGTGTGGTTCGGGCAGGAGAACTACGGCGCTGGTGGCGGGGTGAAGGACCTCGAGCGCCTGCTCGACGGCGAAGGCGTGCCGGCCCTTCGCCTGTTGGGGCTGCGCAACTCGGAGTTCACGGACGCGCTCTGCGAGGCGCTGTCCACCGCGAAGGTCGTCGCCCAGCTCCAGGCGCTGGACCTCTCCATGGGCACGATGACCGACGCGGGCGCCGACACGCTGGCCCGCAACGCGAAGGCCTTCCAGCACCTCCGGACGCTGGACGTCACCCAGAACTACCTCACGGAGGTGGGCCAGGGGGCGGTGGCGAAGGCCGCCCGCTCGGTGGCGGCGGGCAACCAGCGCACGCCCTACGAAGAGGACTACCGCTACGCCGCCGTGGGCGAGTAA
- a CDS encoding efflux RND transporter periplasmic adaptor subunit produces the protein MDPRPDPSPTPVPSSPKVTPRLSRRAWAWSAVGAVVTLAVFAAMVRVDRTARGTALLELGEWVDVPAPVAGRVVSVDVGLSQKVTAGQVVARLAAASGAAEVFAPLEAMVGRVSVKPGAEVVEGQPLMALMNRNVLPSLYVLFPGELRAELAPGMTFEYQLAGMPVPFEAVIEKVEDPETSLQYARAQKDATQSSEQGAVLVRAHVPSRNYERDGMRRVYQDGMTGRARVRLGTQRLLVAWFPGLRGALP, from the coding sequence ATGGATCCGCGGCCTGACCCCTCTCCGACGCCCGTTCCCTCTTCCCCCAAGGTGACGCCCCGGCTTTCAAGGCGGGCGTGGGCCTGGAGCGCGGTGGGGGCGGTGGTGACGCTGGCCGTGTTCGCCGCGATGGTGCGGGTGGATCGCACGGCGCGGGGGACGGCGCTGCTGGAGCTGGGCGAGTGGGTGGACGTGCCGGCGCCGGTCGCGGGGCGGGTGGTGTCGGTGGACGTGGGGCTGAGTCAGAAGGTCACGGCGGGCCAGGTGGTGGCGCGGCTCGCGGCGGCGTCGGGAGCGGCGGAGGTGTTCGCCCCGCTGGAAGCCATGGTGGGGCGCGTGTCGGTGAAGCCGGGCGCGGAGGTCGTGGAGGGGCAGCCGTTGATGGCGTTGATGAACCGGAACGTGCTGCCCTCGCTCTACGTGCTCTTTCCGGGGGAGCTCCGCGCGGAGCTGGCACCCGGCATGACGTTCGAATACCAGCTGGCGGGGATGCCCGTTCCCTTCGAAGCGGTCATCGAGAAGGTGGAGGATCCGGAGACGTCGCTCCAGTACGCGCGGGCGCAGAAGGACGCGACGCAGTCGTCGGAGCAAGGCGCGGTGCTGGTGCGGGCGCATGTCCCGTCGCGGAACTACGAGCGTGACGGCATGCGCCGTGTCTACCAGGACGGGATGACGGGGCGGGCCCGGGTGAGGCTGGGAACGCAGCGGCTGCTCGTGGCGTGGTTCCCGGGGCTGCGGGGCGCGTTGCCGTGA
- a CDS encoding LysR family transcriptional regulator gives MDSLGSLNAFVQAADARSFTAAGRQLGVSSSAIGKAVARLEERLGVRLFHRSTRTITLTPEGSLFLERCRRIFCEVEAAELELAQTQGAPRGKLRVSMPLAGMLMMPTLSAFMRAYPEIELDLDFSDRIVDVIDEGFDGVVRAGEVRDSRLMTRVLGTFRLTLVGSPGYLARSGTPRKPEDLRAHACLHHRFASNGKLERWPLRRGRKELELPTTAVANTIEPLIFMAEQGLGITCLPDFAIRRQLADGTLVTVLEQHTQHEGTFRMLWPSSRYLSPKLRVFVDFMAKHLFSNSRAPGP, from the coding sequence ATGGACAGCCTCGGCTCACTCAACGCCTTCGTTCAGGCCGCGGATGCGCGCAGCTTCACGGCCGCCGGACGGCAGCTGGGGGTGTCGTCGTCGGCCATCGGGAAGGCCGTCGCCCGGCTGGAAGAGCGGCTGGGGGTGAGGCTCTTCCACCGCTCGACGCGCACCATCACCCTGACGCCGGAGGGCTCGCTCTTCCTCGAACGCTGCCGGCGCATCTTCTGTGAGGTCGAGGCCGCGGAGCTGGAGCTCGCGCAGACGCAAGGCGCGCCGCGCGGCAAGCTGCGCGTCAGCATGCCCCTGGCCGGCATGTTGATGATGCCGACGCTGAGCGCCTTCATGCGCGCGTATCCGGAGATCGAGCTCGACCTCGACTTCTCCGATCGCATCGTCGATGTGATTGATGAGGGCTTCGACGGCGTCGTGCGCGCGGGCGAGGTGCGCGACTCCCGGTTGATGACGCGGGTGCTGGGCACCTTTCGGCTCACGCTCGTGGGATCGCCCGGCTACCTCGCGCGAAGCGGGACGCCCCGGAAGCCGGAGGACCTGCGCGCCCACGCGTGCCTGCATCACCGCTTCGCGAGCAACGGCAAGCTGGAGCGCTGGCCCCTGCGACGCGGGCGCAAGGAGCTGGAGCTGCCGACGACGGCGGTCGCGAACACCATCGAGCCGCTCATCTTCATGGCCGAACAGGGGCTCGGCATCACCTGCCTGCCGGACTTCGCCATTCGCCGCCAGCTCGCGGACGGCACGCTCGTGACGGTGCTCGAACAGCACACGCAGCACGAAGGCACGTTCCGGATGCTATGGCCGTCCAGCCGCTACCTGTCTCCCAAGCTGCGCGTGTTCGTGGACTTCATGGCGAAGCACCTCTTCAGCAACAGCCGCGCGCCGGGTCCCTGA
- a CDS encoding OmpA family protein: MDSSFLQIGSLVLAGLLAPGALAAEPTREDQVRAELERQLRAMVPESPAEVQLLFEGFKPEDGYRLVETDFLLDGEPLAVPAIEELNAKGVHRLAVLKVEPGEHTLVSRVTYTNGSWSLFSETNGFLWKITASVGFQTQRGLRVLVKASPSVVPNAPDPRLKLKLTHAVTAEMIQPPQDEPVVATAPPPVKNTSVDAGTAAKSPPDAGSPVKVAQLPPPDAGVKPPATVVSVTPPVERTPVALSRLRLQVTSKKPTSATAFVRGAGEPVKLTVPTAPGRKPPELPLSAGAYTVDLIADGFLAQTRQVELASGADASVAFALVPAPKAAQAAKVQEDRVELPRPLSFDEKKPMPVKASLAGLDLLVDLLVREPKARLRVEGHTDSREVPEPARQSLSDARARAVADLLVRAGLAPSRVEAVGLGDRSPKAPNLIPRGRELNRRVELVLLRR; encoded by the coding sequence GTGGATTCCTCCTTCCTCCAGATCGGGTCACTGGTCCTCGCGGGACTGCTTGCCCCGGGCGCGCTCGCGGCGGAGCCGACGCGCGAGGATCAGGTGCGCGCGGAGCTGGAGCGCCAGCTGCGCGCCATGGTCCCCGAGTCCCCCGCGGAGGTGCAGCTGCTCTTCGAGGGCTTCAAACCCGAGGACGGCTACCGCCTCGTGGAGACGGACTTCCTCCTGGACGGCGAACCGCTCGCGGTCCCCGCCATCGAGGAGCTCAACGCGAAGGGCGTCCACCGCCTCGCCGTGCTGAAGGTGGAGCCGGGGGAGCACACGCTCGTCTCGCGCGTCACGTACACCAACGGCTCCTGGAGCCTCTTCAGCGAGACCAATGGCTTCCTCTGGAAGATCACCGCGTCCGTCGGCTTCCAGACCCAGCGCGGGCTGCGCGTCCTGGTCAAGGCGTCGCCCAGCGTCGTGCCCAACGCGCCGGATCCGCGCCTCAAGCTCAAGCTCACCCACGCCGTCACGGCGGAGATGATCCAACCGCCGCAGGACGAGCCCGTCGTCGCCACCGCGCCACCGCCGGTGAAGAACACCTCCGTCGACGCGGGCACGGCCGCGAAGTCGCCTCCGGACGCGGGGAGCCCCGTGAAGGTCGCCCAGCTCCCGCCGCCCGACGCGGGCGTGAAGCCTCCCGCGACGGTCGTCTCCGTGACGCCGCCCGTGGAGCGCACGCCCGTGGCCCTCAGCCGCCTGCGCCTCCAGGTCACGTCGAAGAAGCCCACCTCCGCCACCGCCTTCGTGCGCGGCGCGGGCGAGCCCGTGAAGCTGACGGTCCCCACGGCGCCCGGCCGCAAGCCCCCGGAGCTGCCCCTGTCCGCGGGCGCGTACACGGTGGACCTCATCGCCGACGGGTTCCTCGCCCAGACGCGCCAGGTGGAGCTGGCCTCGGGCGCCGACGCGTCGGTGGCCTTCGCGCTGGTGCCCGCGCCCAAGGCCGCCCAGGCCGCGAAGGTGCAGGAAGACCGCGTCGAGCTGCCCCGGCCCCTGAGCTTCGACGAGAAGAAGCCCATGCCCGTGAAGGCCTCGCTCGCGGGCCTGGACCTGCTGGTGGACCTGCTCGTGCGCGAGCCGAAGGCCCGCCTGCGCGTCGAGGGCCACACCGACTCGCGCGAGGTGCCCGAGCCCGCCCGCCAGAGCCTGTCCGATGCGCGCGCCCGCGCCGTCGCGGACCTGCTGGTGCGCGCGGGGCTGGCCCCCTCCCGCGTGGAGGCCGTGGGCCTGGGCGACCGCAGCCCCAAGGCCCCCAACCTGATTCCTCGCGGCCGCGAGCTCAACCGCCGCGTGGAGCTGGTGCTGCTGCGCCGCTGA
- a CDS encoding MFS transporter, translating into MTSTNTTRALAAPGLQHADGTTGEEQRLPIAGLLALAMAAFITVLTEALPAGLLPRMSADLAVSESLAGQLVTLYAIGTLVTAIPLTAATQGWRRRPLLVLAILGFAIVNTVTAVSTSFVLTLGARFFAGVFAGLLWALVAGYAARMVQAHQQGRAMAIAMVGIPLALSLGIPAGTFLGAAVGWRVTFGIMSVLALALVGWVFARLPDFPGQTGERHTSIRKVFLLPGLRSVLFVTLAFVLAHNVLYTYIAPFLAPTGMAKHLDVVLLVFGVFALASIWVIGVLIDRWLRELVLVSTALLVGVSFALGLWGGVPAVVYGGVAIWGLAYGGAATLFQTASAKAAGEAADVAQSMVVTAWNIAIAGGGIAGGVLLETHGATAFPWLLVLLLVPTLLVAWRAKRHGFPPVVRR; encoded by the coding sequence ATGACTTCGACGAACACGACACGCGCCCTGGCCGCGCCCGGACTCCAACACGCTGACGGTACGACAGGCGAGGAACAGCGCCTGCCCATCGCCGGGCTCCTCGCCCTGGCCATGGCCGCGTTCATCACCGTGCTCACGGAGGCGCTTCCAGCGGGGCTGCTGCCGCGAATGAGCGCGGACCTGGCGGTCTCCGAGTCACTGGCCGGCCAGCTCGTCACGCTCTACGCCATCGGCACGCTGGTGACGGCGATCCCCCTGACGGCCGCGACGCAGGGGTGGCGACGACGGCCGTTGTTGGTCCTGGCCATCCTGGGCTTCGCCATCGTCAACACGGTGACGGCGGTGTCGACGAGCTTCGTGTTGACGCTCGGCGCGCGGTTCTTCGCCGGGGTGTTCGCGGGACTGTTGTGGGCCCTCGTCGCGGGCTACGCGGCGCGCATGGTGCAGGCGCACCAGCAGGGCAGGGCGATGGCGATCGCCATGGTGGGCATCCCGCTCGCGCTCTCGCTCGGGATCCCCGCCGGGACCTTCCTGGGCGCCGCCGTCGGCTGGCGCGTCACCTTCGGCATCATGAGCGTCCTCGCCCTCGCCCTGGTCGGCTGGGTGTTCGCCAGGCTCCCGGACTTTCCGGGCCAGACCGGGGAGCGTCACACGTCCATCCGGAAGGTCTTCCTGCTGCCGGGGCTCCGGTCCGTGTTGTTCGTCACGCTCGCCTTCGTGCTCGCGCACAACGTCCTCTACACGTACATCGCGCCGTTCCTCGCGCCGACGGGGATGGCGAAGCACCTCGACGTGGTCCTGCTCGTCTTCGGGGTGTTCGCGCTCGCCTCCATCTGGGTCATCGGCGTCTTGATCGACCGCTGGCTGCGCGAGCTGGTGCTCGTCAGCACGGCGCTCCTGGTGGGGGTGTCGTTCGCGCTCGGCCTGTGGGGTGGCGTCCCCGCCGTGGTCTACGGCGGCGTGGCGATCTGGGGGCTGGCCTATGGCGGAGCGGCGACGCTCTTCCAGACCGCGTCCGCGAAGGCCGCGGGCGAGGCGGCGGACGTCGCCCAGTCGATGGTCGTCACGGCCTGGAACATCGCCATCGCGGGGGGCGGCATCGCGGGCGGAGTGCTCCTCGAAACACACGGCGCGACGGCGTTCCCATGGCTGCTCGTCCTGCTCCTGGTGCCGACGCTGCTCGTCGCCTGGAGGGCGAAGCGCCACGGCTTTCCACCCGTGGTCAGGCGTTGA
- a CDS encoding ribonuclease H-like domain-containing protein, which yields MDLKRKLSRLTSAGPGSQARAPVNTVAETPTAEAPSVAASPASVVSPRAPDTVATHPPAARTHAAPPPSGVRVEEAGTTTIAEVLVQALRKRLSMDGEDGPSLEGEVRPEETRDPAPPDARARADGLVDLREEARRRLAARKAEATQGASDPRVAELRKLLSFWAERQGTSSARRAVAPVPEPRALPVEARSTPHGTVHVADQLYAADHHHGTAPVAAALDVEARLVAGLALHPELESVDFTRMLMLDTETTGLAGGTGTVPFLVGLAWFEGRSLRVQQLFLRRMGEEAPMLRLLAERMASSSCLVTYNGKSFDWPLLRTRFVLNRVPVPKELPHLDLLHCARRVFKHRGEGARLVHLESKVLGHHRVDDVDGSLIPELYFRFLRGTDGSELVPVLEHNQKDLLLLAALLGDLVRRFQSEGTERQDPRDLLGFAQVAERAGDSERALTFAKAAAEGGGPVGIEALVVASRLCRRAGDCEAAVAHLQRALTFAKPGQGAVLHLSLTKLYEHSLKDLPRALYHARLAAPEEPPQDHQLRLERLERRLARQGA from the coding sequence ATGGACCTGAAGCGCAAGCTGTCCCGACTCACCAGCGCGGGCCCCGGCAGTCAGGCCAGGGCGCCGGTGAACACCGTGGCGGAGACGCCGACGGCCGAGGCGCCGTCCGTCGCGGCGAGTCCGGCATCGGTCGTGTCGCCGAGGGCCCCGGACACCGTGGCGACGCATCCGCCCGCCGCGCGCACGCACGCAGCACCGCCCCCATCGGGCGTCCGCGTGGAAGAGGCGGGGACGACGACGATCGCGGAGGTCCTGGTCCAGGCGCTGCGAAAACGCCTGTCGATGGACGGGGAGGATGGGCCCTCGCTCGAAGGGGAGGTTCGTCCGGAAGAGACTCGTGATCCGGCGCCTCCGGACGCGCGGGCCCGGGCGGATGGGCTCGTGGACCTTCGAGAGGAGGCCCGGCGGCGGCTCGCGGCGCGGAAGGCGGAAGCGACGCAGGGCGCGAGCGATCCGCGCGTGGCGGAGCTGCGCAAGCTGCTGTCGTTCTGGGCGGAGCGGCAGGGCACGTCGTCCGCCCGGCGCGCGGTGGCCCCTGTTCCCGAGCCCCGGGCCCTGCCGGTGGAGGCGCGGTCGACGCCGCACGGCACGGTGCACGTCGCGGATCAGCTGTACGCGGCGGATCACCATCACGGCACGGCGCCGGTCGCGGCCGCGCTCGACGTGGAGGCGCGGCTGGTGGCGGGGCTCGCGCTGCATCCGGAGCTGGAGTCGGTGGACTTCACGCGGATGCTGATGCTGGACACGGAGACGACGGGGCTGGCGGGAGGCACGGGCACGGTGCCCTTCCTGGTGGGGCTGGCGTGGTTCGAGGGCCGTTCCCTCCGCGTGCAGCAGCTCTTCCTGCGGCGCATGGGCGAAGAAGCGCCGATGTTGCGGCTCCTCGCCGAGCGCATGGCGTCGTCGTCGTGTCTGGTCACGTACAACGGCAAGAGCTTCGACTGGCCGCTGTTGCGCACGCGGTTCGTGCTCAACCGCGTGCCGGTGCCGAAGGAGCTGCCCCACCTGGACCTGCTGCACTGCGCGCGACGCGTGTTCAAGCACCGGGGCGAGGGCGCGCGGCTCGTGCACCTGGAGTCGAAGGTGCTGGGGCATCACCGGGTGGACGACGTGGACGGCTCGCTCATCCCGGAGCTGTACTTCCGCTTCCTGCGAGGCACGGACGGCTCGGAGCTGGTGCCGGTGCTGGAGCACAACCAGAAGGACCTGCTGCTGTTGGCCGCGCTGCTGGGAGATCTGGTGCGCCGCTTCCAGTCAGAGGGCACGGAGCGGCAGGACCCCAGGGACCTGCTCGGCTTCGCGCAGGTGGCGGAGCGGGCAGGGGACTCGGAGCGGGCGCTCACCTTCGCGAAGGCGGCGGCGGAGGGCGGGGGACCGGTGGGCATCGAAGCGCTGGTGGTGGCCTCACGTCTCTGCCGCAGAGCGGGGGACTGCGAGGCGGCGGTGGCGCACCTCCAGCGGGCGCTCACCTTCGCGAAGCCGGGACAGGGCGCGGTGCTGCACCTGTCGCTGACGAAGCTCTACGAGCACTCGCTGAAGGACCTGCCCCGGGCCCTGTACCACGCGAGGCTGGCCGCGCCGGAGGAGCCGCCGCAGGATCATCAGCTCCGCCTGGAGCGCCTGGAGCGCAGGCTCGCGCGTCAGGGCGCGTGA
- a CDS encoding DEAD/DEAH box helicase, with the protein MKPEKETEAFSGPRRTPWSGARGLDAVLQGWRTDRQVWPHMVHDAVTPARAGVFAPLPEGLSPQVRDALRRRGVEQLFSHQAEAFARARDGESLVIATPTASGKSLCYNLPLLDRFAREPDARALYLFPTKALSRDQEESLRAFMREAGLGHGAITFDGDTPGDARRAARERAGVVLTNPDMLHTGILPHHANWARLFANLRYVVIDELHTYRGVFGSHLANVLRRLQRVARFHGASPTFILASATIGNPKAHAERMLGREVALVSESGAPSGERRVMVYNPPVVNAELGIRASYLKSAVRLTSDLVRAGVSTLLFGQSRNNVEVMLKYLRDRFVEEKLDPSLIQGYRGGYLPGTRRATEAAMRAGEVRCVVATNALELGIDIGSLDAVVCAGYPGSVAALAQRFGRAGRRGMGSLALLVTSSAPLDQYFAADPRALTSAAVEHARIDPDNVEILVQHLKCAAFELPFEEGDAFGDVPVENTTEALDFLTQHQVVHPSQPAEGGRRMFHWSSDAYPAHHVSLRSVGWDNVVVIERGSDRTLAEMDFRSAHTQLHEQAIYQHDSEQYQVELLDLENHKAFVRKVAPDYFTDAMTNVRVSVIQEDQGAPLGPSLHAGLGEVSVIEKVVGYKKIKFHTHENVGYGDVRLPEMQMHTSALWLTVPETVVRAMDAPRPAVIDALRGLGSALRTVACVGLMSDPRDLGRTLGSRDEPDGPPRKEGGVGFEPTLFLYDNVPGGVGLAARLYDQRAELLLRGRKLLESCPCEDGCPACIGPAAGGQPGSAPSGSHPRKRLALELLAALGVAGVQ; encoded by the coding sequence ATGAAGCCCGAGAAGGAAACAGAGGCCTTCTCCGGCCCGCGCCGCACCCCGTGGTCGGGGGCTCGCGGACTGGACGCCGTGCTCCAGGGATGGCGGACGGACCGGCAGGTGTGGCCCCACATGGTCCACGATGCCGTGACGCCGGCCCGGGCGGGGGTCTTCGCGCCGCTGCCGGAGGGCCTGTCCCCCCAGGTCCGCGACGCGCTGCGCCGGCGGGGCGTGGAGCAGCTCTTCTCCCACCAGGCGGAGGCCTTCGCGCGGGCCCGCGACGGGGAGAGCCTGGTCATCGCCACGCCCACCGCGTCTGGCAAGAGCCTCTGCTACAACCTGCCGCTGCTGGACCGCTTCGCGCGCGAGCCCGACGCGCGAGCCCTGTACCTGTTTCCCACGAAGGCCCTGTCGCGCGACCAGGAAGAGTCGCTGCGCGCCTTCATGCGCGAGGCGGGGCTGGGGCATGGCGCCATCACCTTCGACGGCGACACGCCGGGGGACGCGAGGCGCGCGGCCCGTGAGCGGGCGGGCGTGGTGCTCACCAACCCGGACATGCTGCACACGGGCATCCTGCCGCACCACGCGAACTGGGCGCGGCTGTTCGCGAACCTGCGCTACGTGGTGATTGACGAGCTGCACACGTACCGGGGCGTCTTCGGCTCACACCTCGCGAACGTGCTGCGGCGGCTGCAGCGGGTGGCGCGCTTCCACGGGGCGTCGCCCACGTTCATCCTGGCCTCGGCGACCATCGGCAACCCGAAGGCGCACGCGGAGCGGATGTTGGGGCGCGAGGTGGCGCTCGTGTCGGAGAGCGGGGCGCCGTCCGGCGAGCGCCGGGTGATGGTCTACAACCCGCCGGTGGTGAACGCGGAGCTGGGCATCCGCGCCAGCTATCTGAAGAGCGCGGTGCGGCTCACCTCGGACCTGGTGCGCGCGGGGGTGTCCACGCTGTTGTTCGGCCAGTCGCGCAACAACGTCGAGGTGATGCTCAAGTACCTGCGCGACCGGTTCGTGGAGGAGAAGCTGGATCCGTCGCTCATCCAGGGCTACCGGGGCGGCTACCTGCCGGGCACCCGGCGCGCGACGGAGGCCGCGATGCGCGCGGGCGAGGTGCGCTGCGTGGTGGCCACCAACGCGCTGGAGCTGGGCATCGACATCGGCTCGTTGGACGCGGTGGTGTGCGCGGGCTACCCGGGCTCCGTGGCGGCGCTGGCGCAGCGCTTCGGCCGCGCGGGCCGCCGGGGCATGGGGAGCCTGGCGCTGCTGGTGACCTCCAGCGCGCCGTTGGATCAGTACTTCGCGGCGGATCCCCGTGCGCTCACGAGCGCCGCGGTGGAGCACGCGCGCATTGATCCGGACAACGTGGAGATCCTGGTCCAGCACCTGAAGTGCGCCGCGTTCGAGCTGCCCTTCGAGGAAGGGGACGCGTTCGGGGACGTGCCGGTGGAGAACACCACGGAGGCGTTGGACTTCCTCACGCAGCACCAGGTGGTGCACCCGTCGCAGCCGGCGGAGGGCGGGCGGCGGATGTTCCACTGGTCGTCGGACGCGTACCCGGCGCACCACGTGTCGCTGCGCAGCGTGGGCTGGGACAACGTGGTGGTCATCGAGCGGGGCAGCGACCGGACGCTGGCGGAGATGGACTTCCGCTCCGCGCACACGCAGCTGCACGAGCAGGCCATCTACCAGCACGACTCGGAGCAGTATCAGGTGGAGCTGCTGGACCTGGAGAACCACAAGGCGTTCGTGCGCAAGGTGGCGCCGGACTACTTCACCGACGCGATGACGAACGTGCGGGTGAGCGTCATCCAGGAGGACCAGGGCGCGCCGCTGGGACCGTCCCTGCACGCGGGCCTGGGCGAGGTCTCCGTCATCGAGAAGGTGGTGGGCTACAAGAAGATCAAGTTCCACACGCATGAGAACGTGGGCTACGGCGACGTGCGGCTGCCGGAGATGCAGATGCACACCTCCGCGCTGTGGCTGACGGTGCCGGAGACGGTGGTGCGCGCGATGGACGCGCCGAGGCCCGCGGTCATCGACGCGCTGCGCGGCCTGGGTTCGGCGCTGCGCACGGTGGCGTGCGTGGGGCTGATGAGCGACCCGCGCGACCTGGGGCGGACGCTCGGCAGCCGGGACGAACCGGACGGTCCGCCGCGCAAGGAGGGTGGGGTGGGCTTCGAGCCGACGCTGTTCCTCTACGACAACGTGCCCGGTGGCGTGGGGCTGGCCGCGAGGCTGTACGACCAACGCGCGGAGCTGCTGCTGCGCGGACGCAAGCTGCTGGAGTCCTGCCCCTGCGAGGACGGGTGCCCCGCATGCATCGGGCCCGCGGCGGGTGGGCAGCCGGGGAGCGCGCCGTCAGGGTCGCATCCGCGCAAGCGGCTGGCGTTGGAGCTGCTGGCGGCGCTCGGCGTCGCCGGGGTGCAGTGA